The following are encoded together in the Patagioenas fasciata isolate bPatFas1 chromosome 7, bPatFas1.hap1, whole genome shotgun sequence genome:
- the FZD7 gene encoding frizzled-7: MRAGAGGGGAAAGGCPWLGLAALLAALLGTPGGAAAQPYHGEKGISVPDHGFCQPISIPLCTDIAYNQTILPNLLGHTNQEDAGLEVHQFYPLVKVQCSAELKFFLCSMYAPVCTVLEQAIPPCRSLCERARQGCEALMNKFGFQWPERLRCENFPVHGAGEICVGQNTSDAPPGPGGAAGRGATAHPTAGYLPDFFTPPQPPSGFSFSCPRQLRVPPYLGYRFLGERDCGAPCEPARPNGLMYFKEAEVRFARLWVGVWSVLCCASTLFTVLTYLVDMRRFSYPERPIIFLSGCYFMVAVAYAAGFLLEERVVCLERFSEDGYRTVAQGTKKEGCTILFMILYFFGMASSIWWVILSLTWFLAAGMKWGHEAIEANSQYFHLAAWAVPAVKTITILAMGQVDGDVLSGVCYVGIYSVDSLRGFVLAPLFVYLFIGTSFLLAGFVSLFRIRTIMKHDGTKTEKLEKLMVRIGVFSVLYTVPATIVLACYFYEQAFRGTWEKTWLLQTCKTYAVPCPSHFAPMSPDFTVFMIKYLMTMIVGITTGFWIWSGKTLQSWRRFYHRLSTGSKGETAV, encoded by the coding sequence ATGCGGGCCGGAGCAGGAGGCGGCGGAGCGGCCGCCGGCGGCTGCCCCTGGCTGGGCCTGGCCGCGCTGCTGGCCGCCCTGCTGGGCACCCCGGGCGGAGCCGCGGCGCAGCCGTACCACGGCGAGAAGGGCATCTCCGTGCCGGACCACGGCTTCTGCCAGCCCATCTCCATCCCGCTCTGCACAGATATCGCCTACAACCAGACCATCCTGCCCAACCTGCTGGGCCACACCAACCAGGAGGACGCGGGGCTGGAGGTGCACCAGTTCTACCCGCTGGTCAAGGTGCAGTGCTCGGCCGAGCTCAAGTTCTTCCTGTGCTCCATGTACGCGCCGGTGTGCACGGTGCTGGAGCAGGCCATCCCGCCCTGCCGCTCCCTCTGCGAGCGGGCCCGCCAGGGCTGCGAGGCCCTCATGAACAAGTTCGGCTTCCAGTGGCCAGAGCGGCTCCGCTGCGAGAACTTCCCCGTCCATGGCGCGGGTGAGATCTGCGTGGGGCAGAACACGTCGGACGCTCCTCCGGGGCCTGGCGGCGCGGCGGGCAGGGGGGCCACTGCCCACCCCACGGCCGGCTACCTCCCCGACTTCTTCACCCCGCCGCAGCCCCCCTCCGgcttctccttctcctgcccccggCAGCTCAGAGTGCCCCCGTACTTGGGCTACCGGTTCCTGGGGGAGCGGGACTGCGGGGCCCCCTGCGAGCCGGCCCGGCCCAACGGGCTGATGTACTTCAAGGAGGCGGAGGTGCGATTCGCCCGGCTGTGGGTGGGGGTGTGGTCCGTGCTCTGCTGCGCTTCCACCCTCTTCACCGTGCTCACCTACCTGGTGGACATGCGCCGCTTCAGCTACCCGGAGCGGCCCATCATCTTCCTCTCGGGCTGCTACTTCATGGTGGCGGTGGCCTACGCGGCGGGGTTCTTGCTGGAGGAGCGGGTGGTGTGTCTGGAGCGCTTCTCTGAGGACGGCTACCGCACCGTGGCCCAAGGCACCAAGAAAGAAGGCTGCACCATCCTCTTCATGATCCTCTACTTCTTCGGCATGGCCAGCTCCATCTGGTGGGTCATCCTGTCCCTCACCTGGTTCCTGGCCGCGGGCATGAAGTGGGGCCACGAGGCCATTGAGGCCAACTCCCAGTATTTCCACCTGGCAGCCTGGGCCGTGCCCGCTGTCAAAACCATCACCATCTTGGCCATGGGGCAGGTAGACGGGGACGTGCTCAGCGGGGTGTGTTACGTGGGTATCTACAGCGTGGACTCACTGCGGGGCTTCGTGCTGGCGCCCTTGTTTGTGTACCTCTTCATCGGCACCTCCTTCTTGCTTGCTGGCTTTGTGTCCTTGTTTCGCATCCGCACCATCATGAAGCACGACGGCACCAAGACAGAGAAACTGGAGAAGCTGATGGTGCGCATCGGTGTCTTTAGTGTCCTCTACACAGTCCCCGCCACCATTGTCCTGGCGTGTTACTTCTACGAGCAGGCGTTCCGTGGCACCTGGGAGAAGACGTGGCTCCTGCAGACCTGCAAAACCTACGCTGTGCCCTGTCCCAGCCACTTTGCCCCTATGAGCCCGGACTTCACGGTCTTCATGATCAAGTACCTCATGACCATGATTGTTGGGATCACGACCGGCTTCTGGATCTGGTCTGGCAAAACCCTTCAGTCCTGGCGACGCTTCTACCACAGACTCAGTACGGGCAGCAAAGGCGAGACGGCGGTATGA